The DNA window TAGAATATCTTGCGTTGTTGCTACTTGGTAACCATCTGGTTGACGGCCAAGCGGCTGCACTGTGTTATCCGCATCATCATATACTAAGTAACCTTGGTTACCGACTAAGTTGAAAGTACCGATACGAAGAACCGTTTGCTTCTCTTTACCACCATCCAAATTAAGTACTTCTGTTTCAAACTTTTCAACTTGACCAGACGCTGTCATTTCTGTTTGAAGAGAAACCCACAGCTCTCTTAATTCTTTAATATTTGGAAGTCCTTTCGAATCTTTAGACATTTCACCTAAAAATACGTCGCGACCCGGATATTGTGCGCTAACAATTGAAGTAGAAATTCGACCGTATGCGTCAGCAGAAGCTTGACGAACAACGCCAAACATTTCACCAAGGTCGCCCTTCGCTACATCTAACTCAACTTCTTTGTCGACTAACGCTTGCTCGTTTGCTGCAAACTGGTTAGCTAGGCGATCGCCACGGCCTTCTTCAGCTTTTAAATCAGCCTGAGCTTTACGCAAAAGTGCCTGCTTATCAGCACGCTCTTTGCGAAATTCAGCTTCACGTTGATCGTTTACGCGTGATTGCGCTGAACCTTCTTGCTTCACTTTCTGTAGCAAATCTTGCAGTGTTGTTGACGACTGAGCTTGTGCAAATGACGCTACACAAACCATTGCCGCTGCAGCAACAAGTGTTTTAATTGTTGGTTTCATTATACTTACTCCGCAGCTTTAATTGGTAATTTGATAAGATCTTCAGGAACTAGGCCCTGTGCCATTCGCACAGCCTGAATGATAGAATTAAGATACTCATCACCTAGCTTCTGGTAACTGCGGGAATCGTTATCCCAAGCCCAAGCACTCTTCTGATCTTTTGACAATGCTAACAAAGCAGTACGACCTAAGTTGAAGAAATCAACAGATACCTGCTGTCCGCTATCTTCGATAGTACCAGCGTAAGTCTCAATTTTAGAACCGTATTCGTTTTCTGTCTGGTACGCTTCAAGCACTACGCGGAAACGTTCTGCAACCGTAACGCTGGAATTAGACATAACGTCGCGCAGTCTTTGTACACGAGCAGTACGCTCTTCGATATTAATTGGAATATCTAGTTTGATAAACTCTTCAAGACTATCGATCATGTTAAACATTAACGGAACGATGTTTTGTCTCGTTTCATCAATTGAATCAATCTGTCGTTGCAGTGAGTCGATGCCACGCTGCTGATCTGCGACTAGATTGGCCAAGTAATCATTATATACCTTCAAGCTTTCAGTTGAATCAATGACGTTTCTGTATTCCGCCAGCATTTCTTGTGATTGCTCGAAAAGGTTATTAATTTTCTCTTGAGATTGCGCTGCTGCTTTATGGATCTTAGCTTCTTCGTTTTGTAAATCCTGAAGCTGATCTGCAGAGACGATCGAAGCATTCCCTAGTGCTAATGCACCCAGAACGCATGACGCTATTTGAGTTCTCTTGCTCATTTTGGACATATTCCCAACCATAGTTTTGATGTTCACGCCGTTAACAGTAACTGGCGTCGAAATTATAATTATAATAGTCGTGCATTCAAAAAATCGATGCACTCGCCTTAGATAGTCACAGGATGTTATGTAAATGTCAAGAAAACGCAGAGGCTAAGTGCCAATTTTTTGTAGGATTTATTGTCTGCTTTAAGCAAAAAATAATACGTTGGGAAATGCAAATAAACAAATGTCATGAAAATACGCAAAACAAGCCTTATTACTTGATTTATGCTTCTATTTTCAGTAGACCAACAAATAGAACGCATGTTATTTGTTGGATTAAAAAAGCGCAAATTCTGCGTTAATATTGACGAAAGCTTAAAGATTCATCCATTTCAGGTATGGTTGAACTCTATTTATCGCATTTTTGTGCAATGGTTTTCTTACTTGTGCCATTGATGCAGTGCTAACAAGTTGCTTAGATTTATAAAATTTATCGAAGTTACTATCGGCGCTAACACCCAAAAACTGCTGAATTTCGCTCATAACGTCACTGGGGTGACTAACTAAATCTTCATACTTCACAACCTTTATATCATCTGCATAAAATTGTTGCCAAAAAGCAAGAAGGTCAAGATGCTGTTGATAAAAAGTACAAATATCAGATAAATTACACGAATATGGCTGGTAAAGCCCAAAATGCTGAGTGTAAATAGAGAAAACGCTATTGGTTTTCTCTCGGCAAGTCCAAACGAACTTTGCTTTAGGAAATAGTTTCTTTATGTACCCCAGAAGCAAAAAGTTTTCAGGCTGTTTGTCTAAAATCCTCAGCTTGCTGTTATCTACTGCTGAGTTTGTCTGCTCACTAATCCGCGTTAGGTATTTCGTAATAGTGTCTAGCGCTAACTTGTTTTTGAGCAACAGCGGTGCCGAAAAAGTATTTGAATCAGCAAGTAGCTGCTTACGAAAAACATCAATCTCGCCACCAGAAATTAAGTTTGGATGAGTCGCAAGCATACTCTCCAGCAAGGTGCTCCCCGACCGAAATAAACCGCATATAAACACAAGTTCTGTATCATTGCTTGGCACCTCAGCACTGAAATCAAAACTATCTTTAATCAGTTCACACTGGTCAAGACTCTCTTTCACAGACGCTGATGTACGCCATTCAGCGTCAAGCTTATTGGCTTTCTCATAGCAACTCCAAGAGTCATTGTATAAGCCCGCTGACTCATAAAACCGGCCTAAACTGAAAAGAGCATCAACAGTGTCGATGGAAATATCAGCTGAAGACTGTACCGACAAGAAACATTCTAGTTCCTTAGCGATTTGACGTTTACCCTGATCTTTTTCGATCAATTCAAGCGCTCTCGTTAAGCCCTTTAACTTGTAATCGTGATAGGCTGCACAAGCTACAAAAGCCTCCCCTGCCTCAGCCAACTTTCCTTCTCTTTCTAATAGTCCTGCTAAATTAAATTTAGCCTGCACGTAAGAGGTATTGAGCTCAAGAGCTTTTGTATAATGGTATTTGGCTTTTTCTGCATCCAATAACTCTTGTGAGTAAATATTACCAATATTGCAATGTACTTCTTCTGGGCCTTCTATGTTGAGCATCAAAGCCTTCTCATAGGCCTTTATTGATGCGTTATGATCGCCTGTGAATTTGGACATGTAAGCTAAATTAAACCAAGCAGACGCGTTTTTAGGGGCTTTCCCAAGATAGGATTTAATGACTCCAACAGCCAGAGTGAACTGTTGAGCCTGGAAATAGAGAAGAGCAAGTTGATTGGTCCACTGATAGTTGAGCGGCTGTTTATCGATAAGAAGCTGTAGGCTCTCTTCTTGCCATGATTTTTGCTTTGAAAGCAATGCTATATCAAGCATTAAATGCAGCTCTCTTGAATCGAGAGAAGCTGTATTTAATACTAAAATATTCCATGCTTTGTGTAAATGACCCGCTTTAGCTTGCTGTAGCGCGCTTTCAAATATGTTTGCCAAAGAGCGTCCTGTTTTTAATTTTGGGGACAATAAATCCCTTACAATAAATCAAAAAAAAAGCAGCAGGTTAACCCTGCTGCTTATTTATTAGTCTAACTAAGTTAGCTTAGAACTTGAATGTTACGCTTGCATGCAGGTAACGACCTAATGTGTCGTAGAAACCAGCAACAGTGTTAGCATTTGAAGACAATGCACCGCCAACTAGTGGTGGCTCTTTGTCTAGTACGTTGTTAACACCAACTAATACACCAGTGTAGTCATTGATTTCGAAGCTACCTTTAAGATCCAAGTAGCTCTGTGAACCAATACCGTCATCTTTAAGCAAGATTCTGTCAGCAGAACCAACATAATCTACGCCACCAAAGTAACGCCATTTAGCCGATACTGACCAGAAGCTGTCAGACGAGTAAGTAACTGTCGCTGTATGTCTCCAATCTGGCTGTGCAAAACAGTCAGTGCTTACGTTGCCAGCACAATCATACTTAGCAGTTTCATCACCTGGGATTGCATCATACTCTTTAGTCATCATGTAAGAACCGATTAACTTCGTAGTAATTTTACCATCGCCAATTTCGTAGCTATGGTTAACACTTAAGTCAATACCTTCCCATTGACGACCCGCAAGGTTGATAGACGTTGCTTGAACGAAACCAGATTGACCAACCCATAAGCTACCTTGAGCATTACGGTTTACGTTGTCACAGTATGAAGCAGCACCAGTTGTAGCACACTGATTAACAGTTAGTTCAGCACCAACTGCACCGATTACGTCTTCCATCTCAATGTTCCAGTAGTCGATTGAGAAGTTAAGATCGTCAGTAGGTTGACCAACTAAACCTAAAGTATAAGTATCAGCTACTTCTACTTGTAGGTCTGGGTTACCACCAAAAACAGCATTATATTGTGCAGCAGGGCTAGCAGCGATATTGCCGTACTGTGCAGCAGTTACACCAGTGTTAGCACACTGAGCAGCAGATAGCTGTGGGCTAGAACCTGAACATGGATCTACACCAGACCATAAGCCTAATGATTGTGGAGAAAACAATTCAGCAACATTTGGCGCTCTTACAGCGCGGTTGTATGATGCACGAAGCTTGTAGTTTTCAACAACATCGTAATCAGCAGCAATTTTATACGTAGTTTCGCCGCCTGAAGTACTGTAATCAGAATATCTTAGGCCAGCTTCAACTGTTAAGTTTTCCAAAATAGGAACACTTAATTCAGAGAAGATTTCTTTTACGCTGTACGAACCAGCGATTGAAGCTGTTGGACCACCTTGACCTAACAACAAACCTTTTTCGAATACTTCATCAGACAATCTTTCAAATTCTTCTTTTCTGTACTCTGCACCTAATACAATCGCAAGAGGAGCATCAGCTGAAGGCAAAGTGAAGTCTAGATCACCCGTTACATAACCAGTCAACACAGTCTGTCTTGTTTCACCATTAAGAATACCAACACCTGTTAGTGCGCCAGCAGACTCTGGTGTTACACCGTTAAGTGTAAACACTTCATATGGGATACAAGCACTATCAGCAGCACAGGCTTCTGAATCTACAGCAGTAGTAATACGCGGGCCAAAGAAGTCATTGATGTACGCAGCAGAAGATGCAGATGTACCGAACTGGAACGACGTATCGTAATACCAGTTATCGTTAATCTCACCTTTAGTACCTAAAACGATTCTTATTTGGTTATGCTCTAAGTTCGAAGCACGCGGGCCACCTTCAACGTTACGTTTACCGATGTAGGTTACGAAATTTTCACCAGATACTACACCTAGCTCGCTAGTAAGCTGGCTTCTCTGAGTGTCGCTAAGTAATGGGCTATCGTAAGCGATTTCGTAAGCTTCGTTAAAGAACGTACCTGACTCAGCGATTTGCGCTTTAGTTACGTCACGCATTACCGATGTTTCTAGGTAAGGGTTAAAGTGCTCGTTGATTTCGTAGTTTACGAAAGCACCAACGCTGAAACGCTCATCTGGACGCAAGAAATGGTTAACTGGAGCAAAGTTATAGATGTTACCTGATGAAGGAATTTCGAAACCAGTTGAGTTCAATGTCCAATAATCATTGAAGTTATTGAAGTCATAAGAACCGTCATCAGCAATTGTACCCATATAGAAGTTAGGTATGATTGCGTTACCAGAACCACCACAGCTATTACCCGCAGTGCTAAGTGCACAAGAAGAATAGTCGCGCGCTTCTTGTCTTAATTCATTATCTTTTCTATACGTTGCATAGGCAACCGCATGACCTTTACCGCCGTCGAATGCACCGCCGATAGTTACGTCAAAGTTGAATGAAGAACCGTCAAGACCGCTGTTACCTTCAGGATATTCAAAGCCTCTTGCATCCATCAAGCCTTGGATGTAATCGTTGTCATTGTTATGCTGGTAAGCACCAGTACCAACCGTCATCTGAAGACCTTCAAACTCGGTATCCATAACGAAGTTAACAACACCCGCTACTGCATCAGCGCCGTAGACAGTTGAACCACCACCAGTTAACACTTCAACGCGTTTAACTAGTGCCGCTGGAATTTGGTTAATATCAGGCGATTGTGAATAAACACCACCTGGCTGTAAACGACGACCGTTAACTAGCACTAGTGTTCTCGAAGCACCTAAACCGCGCAAATCAAGGCTGGCTGTACCAGAAGCGCCGTTTGATAGAAAGCTCGTTTGACCCGCTTCAATTTGTGGCAAGCTGTTCAACAAATCTTCAATACGTGTGAAACCAGAAAGTTTGATTTCTACGTCAGAAGTGATTTGAACTGGGCTTGCAGTTTCCATATCGGTTCTTTGGAATCTTGAACCCGTTACCTGAATTTTTTCGACTACTTCAGCGCTTTCTTCCTGAGCCGCAGCATTACCTGCTACACCAACTAAAGAAGCTGCACTGAATAGACAAGCCAATTTTACTGACTTTGCTAACTTTGAATTTGTAAACATTTATGTCTCCCTAGACACCGTGAACCCGTAGGTTCGAGTGAGATAATCGTTTGGACGATTTTTTTATATTGTATGGGATTACATTCCCATATCCGCAATAATATACACAGCCTATCAGCGCGGTCAACACCTGTAGTGAGATTGTCAGTAATAATAGGTGCTTCGGGAATGTTGCAAGCATGTAAATTGTTAACTTCAATTAAACAATTTGGATTATAGATCCTAATAAAATCAAATTTAAAGGATGCTTAAACCAAAAAAAAGAAAAAATAAAGCTTAAAGAACCGATTAGCAAATTTTTTGATTTAAATTTATACAAAAAATAACATTTAGCCACGGTTCATAAAATATACAAAAATATAAATAATTAGAAAATAAACGAGCATTATACGGTTTTCGCAATATTTGCCGATATGGATTAATATACAAAGCATTGATAAACAATGACGGTGAGAAGATGAAATTAGATGACGATATTCATAATTATTACGAACACTTGGTTTTAGAAAAAATTGAAGCGCTTGGCCTTAATCAGAACAAAACAGCTGATTATCTGGCAGACCTTACGTGTTTGGTATTGAATCAGCTGCCTCCAAGATACATTCGCTTTGAAGTGGATATGGCGTTTTATTTGCCGCAATCAGAGCGCAGACAAATGGAAATGAACGTATCGCAT is part of the Glaciecola nitratireducens FR1064 genome and encodes:
- a CDS encoding TonB-dependent receptor domain-containing protein; this translates as MFTNSKLAKSVKLACLFSAASLVGVAGNAAAQEESAEVVEKIQVTGSRFQRTDMETASPVQITSDVEIKLSGFTRIEDLLNSLPQIEAGQTSFLSNGASGTASLDLRGLGASRTLVLVNGRRLQPGGVYSQSPDINQIPAALVKRVEVLTGGGSTVYGADAVAGVVNFVMDTEFEGLQMTVGTGAYQHNNDNDYIQGLMDARGFEYPEGNSGLDGSSFNFDVTIGGAFDGGKGHAVAYATYRKDNELRQEARDYSSCALSTAGNSCGGSGNAIIPNFYMGTIADDGSYDFNNFNDYWTLNSTGFEIPSSGNIYNFAPVNHFLRPDERFSVGAFVNYEINEHFNPYLETSVMRDVTKAQIAESGTFFNEAYEIAYDSPLLSDTQRSQLTSELGVVSGENFVTYIGKRNVEGGPRASNLEHNQIRIVLGTKGEINDNWYYDTSFQFGTSASSAAYINDFFGPRITTAVDSEACAADSACIPYEVFTLNGVTPESAGALTGVGILNGETRQTVLTGYVTGDLDFTLPSADAPLAIVLGAEYRKEEFERLSDEVFEKGLLLGQGGPTASIAGSYSVKEIFSELSVPILENLTVEAGLRYSDYSTSGGETTYKIAADYDVVENYKLRASYNRAVRAPNVAELFSPQSLGLWSGVDPCSGSSPQLSAAQCANTGVTAAQYGNIAASPAAQYNAVFGGNPDLQVEVADTYTLGLVGQPTDDLNFSIDYWNIEMEDVIGAVGAELTVNQCATTGAASYCDNVNRNAQGSLWVGQSGFVQATSINLAGRQWEGIDLSVNHSYEIGDGKITTKLIGSYMMTKEYDAIPGDETAKYDCAGNVSTDCFAQPDWRHTATVTYSSDSFWSVSAKWRYFGGVDYVGSADRILLKDDGIGSQSYLDLKGSFEINDYTGVLVGVNNVLDKEPPLVGGALSSNANTVAGFYDTLGRYLHASVTFKF
- a CDS encoding DUF3450 domain-containing protein, whose product is MSKRTQIASCVLGALALGNASIVSADQLQDLQNEEAKIHKAAAQSQEKINNLFEQSQEMLAEYRNVIDSTESLKVYNDYLANLVADQQRGIDSLQRQIDSIDETRQNIVPLMFNMIDSLEEFIKLDIPINIEERTARVQRLRDVMSNSSVTVAERFRVVLEAYQTENEYGSKIETYAGTIEDSGQQVSVDFFNLGRTALLALSKDQKSAWAWDNDSRSYQKLGDEYLNSIIQAVRMAQGLVPEDLIKLPIKAAE
- a CDS encoding MotA/TolQ/ExbB proton channel family protein; this translates as MKPTIKTLVAAAAMVCVASFAQAQSSTTLQDLLQKVKQEGSAQSRVNDQREAEFRKERADKQALLRKAQADLKAEEGRGDRLANQFAANEQALVDKEVELDVAKGDLGEMFGVVRQASADAYGRISTSIVSAQYPGRDVFLGEMSKDSKGLPNIKELRELWVSLQTEMTASGQVEKFETEVLNLDGGKEKQTVLRIGTFNLVGNQGYLVYDDADNTVQPLGRQPDGYQVATTQDILQASASDGFIPVYVDPSRGAILNLFKQKATMMERYHAGGPVGYTITVMLAIGLLVGLYKFLTLSATGAKMRSQLKNIDAPNTKNPLGRILTVYQENKAADVETLELKLDEAILRELPSIDKGINIIKIFAAIAPLLGLLGTVLGMIETFQQITLFGTGDPRIMAGSISMALVTTAQGIIAALPLILVHSIVAAKAKSIVHVLDEQTAGFIATSAESEKA
- a CDS encoding late competence development ComFB family protein; protein product: MKLDDDIHNYYEHLVLEKIEALGLNQNKTADYLADLTCLVLNQLPPRYIRFEVDMAFYLPQSERRQMEMNVSHSVNNACKYLDAHPKEESLE
- a CDS encoding tetratricopeptide repeat-containing sulfotransferase family protein, coding for MANIFESALQQAKAGHLHKAWNILVLNTASLDSRELHLMLDIALLSKQKSWQEESLQLLIDKQPLNYQWTNQLALLYFQAQQFTLAVGVIKSYLGKAPKNASAWFNLAYMSKFTGDHNASIKAYEKALMLNIEGPEEVHCNIGNIYSQELLDAEKAKYHYTKALELNTSYVQAKFNLAGLLEREGKLAEAGEAFVACAAYHDYKLKGLTRALELIEKDQGKRQIAKELECFLSVQSSADISIDTVDALFSLGRFYESAGLYNDSWSCYEKANKLDAEWRTSASVKESLDQCELIKDSFDFSAEVPSNDTELVFICGLFRSGSTLLESMLATHPNLISGGEIDVFRKQLLADSNTFSAPLLLKNKLALDTITKYLTRISEQTNSAVDNSKLRILDKQPENFLLLGYIKKLFPKAKFVWTCREKTNSVFSIYTQHFGLYQPYSCNLSDICTFYQQHLDLLAFWQQFYADDIKVVKYEDLVSHPSDVMSEIQQFLGVSADSNFDKFYKSKQLVSTASMAQVRKPLHKNAINRVQPYLKWMNL